Proteins encoded within one genomic window of Oryza brachyantha chromosome 7, ObraRS2, whole genome shotgun sequence:
- the LOC102721098 gene encoding caffeoylshikimate esterase: MPDGDAAAAVNFWGEEPATEAEYYAAHGAEGESSYFTAPGGRRLFTRAWRPRGGGAAPRALVFMVHGYGNDVSWTFQSTAAFLAGSGFACFAADLPGHGRSHGLRAFVPDLDSAIADLLAFFRSVRRREEYAGLPCFLFGESMGGAICLLIHLRTPPEEWAGAVLVAPMCKISDRIRPPWPLPQILTFVARFAPTLPIVPTADLIEKSVKVPAKRLVAARNPVRYSGRPRLGTVVELLRATDELGARLGEVTIPFLVVHGSADEVTDPAISRALHDAAASKDKTIKIYDGMMHSLLFGEPDENIGRVRADILAWLNERCTPREGTFLTIQD; the protein is encoded by the coding sequence ATGccggacggcgacgcggccgcggccgtgaACTTCTGGGGCGAGGAGCCGGCCACGGAGGCCGAATACTACGCCGCGCACGGCGCGGAGGGCGAGTCGTCCTACTTCACCGCgccgggcgggcggcgcctcTTCACGCGGGCGTGGCGGCCCCGTGGAGgtggcgcggcgccgagggcgCTCGTATTCATGGTGCACGGCTACGGCAACGACGTCAGCTGGACGTTCCAGTCCACCGCGGCGTTCCTCGCCGGCTCCGGCTTCGCCTGcttcgccgccgacctccccgGCCACGGCCGCTCCCACGGCCTCCGCGCGTTCGTCCCCGACCTCGactccgccatcgccgaccTGCTCGCCTTCTTCCGCTCCGTCAGGCGGCGGGAGGAGTACGCCGGGCTGCCGTGCTTCCTGTTCGGGGAGTCCATGGGCGGGGCCATCTGCCTCCTCATCCACCTCCGCACGCCGccggaggagtgggccggcgcCGTGCTGGTGGCACCCATGTGCAAGATCTCCGACCGGATCCGCCCGCCATGGCCGCTGCCGCAGATCCTCACCTTCGTCGCGCGGTTCGCGCCGACGCTGCCCATCGTGCCCACCGCCGACCTCATCGAGAAGTCCGTCAAGGTGCCCGCCAAGCggctcgtcgccgcgcgcaACCCCGTGCGCTACAGCGGCCGGCCGAGGCTCGGCACCGTCGTCGAGCTGCTGCGCGCCACCGACGAGCTCGGCGCCCGCCTCGGCGAGGTCACCATCCCGTTCCTCGTCGTGCACGGCAGCGCCGACGAGGTCACCGACCCGGCCATCAGCCGCGCGCtgcacgacgccgccgccagcaaGGACAAGACCATCAAGATATACGACGGGATGATGCACTCCTTGCTCTTCGGTGAGCCCGACGAGAACATCGggcgcgtccgcgccgacaTTCTCGCGTGGCTCAACGAGAGATGCACGCCAAGGGAGGGCACCTTCCTGACAATACAAGATTGA
- the LOC102705449 gene encoding putative cell wall protein → MAKSSSSVQALLVLAVLVAAAACSTTVAARSVPAEEKKTAAAGGEDVKQPELLHEGTVLVPGLGRFELGSNYVPDITGFDHSVPAAESGQYLPGADDTWVPNPGFEVPNPFHPGSASP, encoded by the coding sequence ATGGcgaagtcgtcgtcgtcagtgCAGGCGCTGCTCGTCCTCGCGGTCCTGGTTGCGGCCGCGGCGTGCTCCACCACCGTGGCAGCGCGTAGCGTCCcggcggaggagaagaagacggcggcggctggcggggaGGACGTGAAGCAGCCGGAGCTGCTTCACGAGGGGACGGTGCTGGTCCCCGGGCTCGGGCGGTTCGAGCTCGGCAGCAACTACGTGCCGGACATCACCGGATTCGACCACAGCGTCCCGGCCGCCGAGAGCGGGCAGTACCtccccggcgccgacgacacCTGGGTCCCCAACCCCGGCTTCGAGGTGCCCAACCCCTTCCATCCCGGCTCGGCTTCTCCCTAa
- the LOC102721382 gene encoding probable protein phosphatase 2C 64: MGNCVTRGGTAVEAGGGEDGKRRRRRWKAPREDQLGMVPGRIFSNDGRSRTATVYTQQGRKGINQDAMLVWDGFGGEDDGVLCGVFDGHGPHGHVVARRVRDSLPLRLMSAARANGVDMPAAAWRKAFARAYKAMDKDLRSHPSLDCFCSGSTAVTVLKLGSDLYMANIGDSRAVLGSREATGSGMVAVQLTVDLKPDVPSEAERIKKCRGRVFALQDEPEVPRVWLPFDDAPGLAMARAFGDFCLKDYGVISVPEFFHWSLTEKDQFVILASDGVWDVLSNQEAVDIVSSCPSRSKAAKSLVEAATREWKTKYPTSKIDDCAVVCLYLDGKMDHERDSTASLDNISIDDGSVADPNEPQEQEPTLTRNFTVRTVAGSAQEKNLAGAGVASDHNWSGLDGVTRVNSLVQLPRFSEERAIG, from the exons ATGGGGAACTGCGTGACGAGGGGCGggacggcggtggaggcggggGGTGGGGAGGATGGgaagaggcggaggaggaggtggaaggCGCCGCGGGAGGATCAGCTGGGGATGGTGCCCGGCCGGATCTTCTCCAACGACGGGCGCAGCCGGACGGCGACGGTGTACACGCAGCAGGGGCGGAAGGGGATCAACCAGGATGCCATGCTCGTCTGGGAT GGgttcggcggcgaggacgacggcgtgcTGTGCGGGGTGTTCGACGGGCACGGGCCGCACGGGCACGTCGTGGCGCGCAGGGTCCGCGACTCGCTGCCGCTGAGGCTCATGTCGGCCGCGCGCGCCAACGGGGTGGACATGCCGGCTGCCGCCTGGAGGAAGGCCTTCGCACGCGCCTACAAGGCCATGGACAAGGACCTCCGCTCGCACCCTTCCCTCGACTGCTTCTGCAGCGGGAGCACCGCCGTCACCGTCCTCAAGCTC GGCTCGGATCTCTACATGGCCAACATTGGGGACTCGCGCGCCGTGCTCGGCTCCAGGGAGGCGACCGGCAGCGGCATGGTCGCCGTGCAGCTCACCGTTGATCTCAAGCCGGATGTCCCTA GCGAGGCAGAGCGGATCAAGAAGTGCAGGGGCAGGGTGTTTGCTCTACAGGACGAGCCGGAAGTGCCAAGGGTCTGGTTGCCGTTCGACGACGCACCAGGCCTGGCGATGGCGCGAGCGTTCGGGGACTTCTGCCTGAAAGATTACGGGGTCATCTCGGTGCCGGAGTTCTTCCATTGGTCTCTCACAGAAAAGGACCAGTTCGTCATTCTTGCGTCGGATGGG GTATGGGATGTCCTCAGTAATCAGGAGGCTGTTGACATAGTGTCCTCATGCCCAAGTAGATCAAAGGCTGCAAAGTCCCTTGTCGAGGCTGCCACTCGGGAATGGAAAACCAAATATCCAACATCCAAAATCGACGATTGCGCAGTTGTTTGCTTGTATTTGGATGGAAAAATGGACCATGAGCGTGATTCAACTGCCTCATTGGACAACATCAGTATTGATGATGGTTCAGTTGCAGATCCTAATGAACCACAGGAGCAGGAACCCACCTTAACTCGGAATTTCACAGTTAGGACAGTTGCAGGCAGCGCGCAAGAGAAGAACTTAGCAGGGGCTGGTGTAGCGAGTGACCACAATTGGTCAGGCCTAGATGGAGTTACTCGGGTAAACTCACTTGTGCAGCTTCCCAGGTTTTCTGAGGAGAGGGCAATTGGCTGA